TGAGCATGAGCATGAATCTCATCCCCACTTTGTCTGGGATCTTATCCTGGAATTGAACGGTGAGTGGCAACAAGCTCACAAAATTGCTGGCGTTGAGGATCCAAATACCGGAGGAAATCTTGTTTATGTTTCTCCAGGAATGAGAATCGGAATGTCAGGACAGTGGTCCGTCTATTTTTCCGTAGGAATTCCTATTGTGAATGATCCAAACGGGATTCAGCACGAGACCAGTTTCAGGATTATTTCCGGCGTCGGTTTCGGAATTTGGTGAACTAACCACACTTCCCGGTGTAGTCCTACGTTGAGTGCTAATACTTTCGTGAGATTTATCGGCGTCGATTTTAGTTAACAGGAACGAGATCGCGGAAGGAATATAATGAGTACCCCAATGATCTACAGGCGAACAAAAGCGAATAGAGTTTTCGGATAATTGTCGGTTGCCAGAAAAAATCCCTGCTCGGGCACAAAGGCAAGACTTTCCCAGTTTCGGGGAAGTCCATCAGAACGAAGCTTTAAATAGATGGGTGAATTCTCGGTCGCCTGAACTGTCGCTCCGTCGAACTGTAATTCCACCAATCGTTCAACTAATTTATTACCGGCTCTCCATGCGTCTGACTGTGAGCTGTCGATACCCCAGCGTTCAGCAAAAGCGTCCCGGGCAGGGTTCAGTTTCGCTTCATCACCCGGATACATCCAATTGATGCACCAGAAGTGGCCACTTCTATCCGCCGGAGAGCAATCGGTAAGACGATATTCGATGCTTGGAATCGGCACATCAGGGAGCCTTTTTATTGTATCGCCCGTGATATCGAACAAGTATGCGGACGGATTCCGAACAACATTTGCACCGTTCGCTTCGAAGAATGTCAGTAGTCTTCCGGTGGGAAGTATCACGATTGATTCATCAGCCATGTCGGCCAGGTTGGCGCGGGGCGGCAACTCTATAAGGGTGGTAGCATCCAATTTGATGGAGGGAGACAATTCCGAAAGAATCATCCTTCCACGGACCAGGTATCCCATCATCCTGCCTGATTGATTGGACTCGATGGTAACAAATACATTGTTTCCCAGAAACGCAAACGCCTCAAATCCCTCAAATCCCTCAATGCTGTTGGCCAAGCCATCATCATCGAATGGAACGGCCCGCGGAGTTTGCTCGACCTCATCCGGGCTTGAGACTAGAAAAGGTTTGATCGGAAACATCGGAATCCGATTGCCGACGCGGTGTGGATACTGCGGCATCAAGAGTACGGAATCGTCATAAACGGCAGCGCCGGAGTACTCACGTTCTGCGTCGTCCCACGGCTCGGCCAGGTTAATGAGAATCGGGATGCGCTGCCGCACACGAGGGTTCTTTATGGCGAGATCCGGTACAGAGTTCCTCACACAAGACAACAGCAGCAAGAGAAATGAAACCAGGAAACCGTTCGATTTCAAACTGCGGAGGTTCATCAACGCCTCAGCCTCCGAGGCAGATCCGAGACAATATTGCCCGGTTTGGTTTCAACTTCACGAAGAGCTCAGAGTTCGCAGGAGGATCTCGCGAGCGCTAGTCCTTATTATTAGAAAAAAACTAGAGTGAAGCATCAGTGTACTGCGTCTAGTCTGGTATTATCGTCCGAATCCAACACCTCTGGCTCGTGATGATGGGATCGAGCCAACAGGATTGCCAGGAGAATTATGATCAGAAGGCTTAAGATAAGAAGAGGAATGTTTACCTTTCGATATTTTCGGAGCTTGTGGTAACGGATCTTACGCTTGCCCTGACGAACCGTTCTGCTGGTTCGATAAAAAGATCGCGAACCCCTTTTCATACCGGTGCGGTCTGGCGCACAATTTGAACAAAGTTCATCACATAACCTGTTTCGCTTTGTAAGCTTCGAGTCTCTGCAAGGTGAGCCTGTAGCCCACTTTTCCGAATTCACTGATGGTTGAAACTGTTTCCAGTTTTCCTTGAAACCAGAATGGATAAAACGTGATGCTGATCGGAAGGTTTTTCTTCGTCTTCACATACAGCATTTGATTGGGAGGAGGCGGCGGGAAATGGATGCATGCCTGCGGATTGGGCACAATCAAGAATTCGTTGAAGGAATCTAGATCATCCGTCAACGGAACGATGTACCCGGGAATTTTAACGCTGTGGTTGTTCAGCTTTTGAATTTCCGGGGAAATCTTTCCTGTCAGATAATCCAATCCTTCCAGATCTTTCCAGCCCAATCTTGGGATGCCATCGTCCTTTGATTCCGGAACCGTCTGTTTTGGTTTTGTGGGTGAAGGTGTTTCTTCGAACGTAATATCTGTCTTTTCCGCCGCATCGATCTCCTTAAACTTCTTCCAGTAGCCGGCAATCAAGTAGCAAGCAAGGATTAAACAAAGGAAGACAATCGCTCCATTGCCATTCTTCTTTTTTCTTTTCTTCATAGCTTCACCGTAAGTGCTTCGTTTAAAGAATCTCGATAGATCTGCAACGCGGGAGTCAGAGCAGAAAGAACCACAGCAACGGTTACCGCACATAAGAATTTCCACTGGACCGGTAGGAAGCCGGTCAAAGCGAGCTGCAAGCCCAGCTTCGATTCGATCCAGGGTCCTGTTATGCCGAAAATAACCTGAAGGAGAATCAGGCTGAGTCCGGAGCCTGCAACAGCAAGCAGTCCGGCTTCGCTCAATAGAAGTGACGCGAGGAACCACGGGCGGGCGCCGACCGTCCGTAGAATCGCCATCTCTCGTTTCCGCTCAGTCAAAGTCGTGATGAAAACAAGAAACATACCGGTCAGGCTTAAAATGAAAGTCACAAAACTCACAGCAAGAAAAGCCCGCTCCAAAACAGAAACGATTTTCCACAATTCCTGCATGCTTCTTCCAGGAATGATTGCGGTGAGCGGTTCGTTTCCGTATTCGTTGATCTCGCGTTGCATCTGAAGAACGGAAATCTTAGAACGCAATTTGAGAAAGAACGCAGAAAGTTCCTGTTCGGATTCTTCCGGTAGGATGCCGGCGCTACGAGATTCATGCAGAAGACTCATTGCTTCAATCGGAACAAAAATGGCAAGATCCACAGGCGTTCCCGTTTGCTGCAGGATTCCACGGATTACAAAGGGATGCTCTTCATGCTGCTCGAAACTTACTTCTGCCGTTCCATGAGATAGATGGATCTCCCTTCCTGGTCGATAGCCGAGCTTGCGCGCAACTTCAAAACCGATCACGGCTTCTTGCGTTTCCGCGAACGGCGCACCCTGATCAAAGGAGAGTGCGCGGTCATCGGAAAAACCGTAAAAGCTGAAGTACTGCGGCGTTGTGGCAACAACACGATAGCTTTTGTGAGAATCTCCAAGCGAAATCGGAACAGCAGAAGCGACTTCGGGATGCTGGCCAAAGTGTTCGTAAGTCTTCCAGGAAAGATTCTGCTCCGGATTGCCGATTCCAAAAACAGAAAACAGCAACAGTGGAATCGATCCGCTGCGAGCCCCGACAACAAGATCTGTTCCGGAGATTGTGCTTTGAAAACTCTCTTTTGCTGTCATACGAATCGTCTCAACAGCCATCAAAAGCATTACGCTGACTGTAACGGAGAAGAGAGTCAGAAGAGTTGTCAATTTTCTGTTGAAAAGACTTCTAGCGGACAGGCGTATGAGAAGCATGGCTTGACTCCTTTACATCGGCTCGATGAAATTCACGGATGTCGATAAGACGGTTGAAATGAGACGCAATCGATGCGTCATGACTTACGTAGAGAAGAGTGGTCCCGTTTAAGCCGCAGTGTTCGAACAAAAGGTTCAGGAAATTCTCGCGCCGCTCAGCATCAAGAGCTGAAGTCGGCTCATCGGCGATCATAATATCCGGTCTTCCGATCAGAGCCCTTGCGGCTGCAACGCGTTGTTGCTGCCCGACACTCAGTTCCGTAACGGGCCGGCCGGATACTTCGCGAAAATCAAGATCCAAAGAATGAAGCAACTTTTTGGCTGCTATTTCCAATGAACAACCGAATGCCTCGGCACGTTTCCGACGTGTGGTTGAAAAACTGCAGGGTATCGTTACGTTATCGATGACAGATAGATAGGCAATCAGATTAAATGTTTGAAAGATGAAACCCATGTGATCGACACGGAACTGATCCCGCTGCGACGATTTGAGCTGAGATAAAGCCGTTCCCAGAATGCGAATCTCACCTTGACTGGGTTCCAAAAGACCGGCCACAAGATTCAGGAATGTGCTTTTTCCTGAACCGCTCGGTCCTTTCAGCAGCAATCTTTCTCCTTTCGGAATTTCAAGAGATGGGATCTTCAGAAGCGCAGCATCCTGGTGTGGCCATCGAAACTCCAATTGTTCAATGTGAATTGTCTCGTTCATTTGGAGCATCCTCCTTAATCAGAACCACACGAAAAATTCATGTTTACCAATTTCAAGGCGGCCCGGCGAACCGGCCGGTACGCTAGCGTATGGATGCCGTGTACATTGGCTGTCCGCAGCGAGCCACCCAAGCGTTTTGAACACTAAAGTCTTTGAAAGTCCGGGACGATGCAGCCGTGTGACCGGATCGATGTCATCCAGCAAAACGTCCCCGGCACTGATGCAGAGTGCAGTGCCGGGCAATGCCGTAAGAGAATGCGTAATCTTTTGCATAAGACCCTCCTTGAGAACCTCGTGTTAATAAACGATCCCGTCGCTTGAGACGGGAAGCGTCAAAAAACGGCTTAACTCAGGAAGGCTGGTGGACCTCGAAGCGAAATAGACGTCGCGTAAGGGAAGATGAGACTTTGAAAATGCAGTACAGGCGGTTGGGAGCATCGAACAAGTAGAGGAGCTCCAAAAAGTTCCACTGGCGGCGAAGATACACGATGCCGCGCAAGCGAGCAGATGGTGCAGATACGACTGCCTTCTTCCATCTGCTTTGTGTTTTTGCTAAGACCTGCATGGCATGACTGCGGTGGACCTTCCGCGTGACGATGCAAATCGAATGCAACGCCACTGATCGCAAAAGAGACTAGTAGGGCAATGGCCGTAATGCGCCCTTGGAGCTTCACACTCTTCTCCCGGTAAATAAACCGATTAGAACACCAGCTTGTAAACGATCCTGAAGTCGCGTCCCGGAAGAGGTGCCAGATCCTTCAAGAAGGAAACGTGATTGCGCGCTTCCTCATCAGTAAGGTTTGTCGCTCGCAAAATGATCTCGTGGGCCGTCCTGCCCGCAAAGAGACGATATCCAATACTTCCGTTCAGCATCGTGTAGGAGTCTGTCGGTTGTTCAAAGGGAGCCACACGACTCTGATTGTCTACATACCGGAGCCCTATGTTTCCAAAAAAGGACTTGCCCTCATACTTCACTCCGGCGCCAAGACGAAAAGGAGGGATGCGGGGCAAGGGTTCGTTGGTGTTGGTGAGCTCCGCCCGCACAAAATCTCCTACAAGCTCAAGCGAAATATGATGCGGTTCGACATGGTATAGCTCGATATCGCCATGGGCTTCAGCGCCAATAAATTGCGCATCCGCCTGAACAAAACGGAAAACCTGGAGATCATCTATGATCTCATCCGTGAGTTGGTCGAAGATAAAATCATTAAACCGGTTTACAAAAAAGCTAATCTCTCCGGTTACTCGCCCCGTGCGTTTGCGAACTGAAATATCGATTCCGACGCTTGTTTCTTCGTTCAAATTAGGGTCACCAATTTCGAAAGCGTTCGTCGCCAGGTGTGGGCCATTGGAAAACAGTTCCTCTGCGTTGGGCAATTTTACAGACCGCGCAACAGAGGTGGAGAGAGAATAGTCTTCGTTGGGTAGCCACAGGATTCCGCCGGACAGAGAAAATCCGTTGAGATTTCGATTATTGACTCCTTCCGTTTGCGCAGTTACTTCCTGATCTTCATAACGGGCACCGGCCTGAAACTTTACCGGCCCACTGCCGATTTCCTCAAAAACAAACAGAGCAAAGCTGTTTGTATCCGTAGGCGGGACGAACGCTTCTTCACCCAGAGCAGAGAACTCGCGGTTCGCAATTTGAATGCCAAAACTTCCGGTGAGTGCCCCGTATTTCTTCTGGATTCCTTCGATACGAGTTTCCCAGGAGTCATTCAGGAATTGTGTACCGACCTCGGGACCTTCCAGTTCTACATGCTCGTAATTTGTTGTTCCGATTCTCAGGTTCAAACCCCGAAGAAATGCAAACTGTTGACGAAGTTCTCCCCGAACATCGAAACGCCGTTGTTCGAGATCGATGCGCACTTCTTCTTCAGCAGGATTGCCGTAGTTTGTGTTGAACGCCGAGTAAGAGAATCCGATGAACCCCGGATCCGCTATGTAGGAGAAACCAACTGCCTCGGAGTCGGCCTCAAGATTACTGTTTACTAAAGTGCCGGAAACCCCTTCCTCGCCTGGTTCAGGATCAGCAAGAGCGAACCCTGGAATGTTATAGTCGTCTGCGTCGCGTTTCGCCCCGTCAACGTGCCATCCGAAAGGTCCCGCTGTTCCGGTTGCAGACCCGGCGACCGACCACTCATTTGCAACGGATCCGCCGCTTAATTCTAAAGATCCTGTAACGGGATTATCTGTGCGATAGGACGGAACTCTGCCATCAAACACGTTGACGACTCCACCAACGGCGCTGCTGCCATACAGGAGTGTTGCTGGTCCGCGTACTACTTCAATCCTCTCCATGGATGCCGGATCAGTACTCACTGCATGATCGGGACTGGTGGTTGAAGCATCACCCACGCCGATACCATCCACTAAAACCCTGATGCGATCTCCACCGATCCCGCGAATTACAGGACGGCTTGCTCCCGGACCAAAATAAGTGGAATTGACCCCCGCTTGTTGGGAAAGGGTTTCACCAATCGTGGGCTGCAGTTGCTCAGTCAACTCCGTGCCGGATAACACCTCCACAGGCTGATACACTTCCGCCCCTGAACGCGCTTCCGGGCCTGCGGAAACAACAACTTCTTCACGATGGACCAATCTGTCAACGGTGATTTCCAGTTTTAGTTCCTGGCCCGCATTGACCAGCACCGTTTCAATCACATTGCCAAATCTTGGACTGACTACTTCAATTAAATAACGGCCCGATGCGATATCGGCAAATCGAAAATTGCCTTCAGCATCCACTTTCGTACGACGCCTCAATTCGACAATCGAGACTTCCGCATCCGCTGCTGCAACTCCACTTTTGTCGGTGACTTTACCCGAAATGCTTCCGGATTGCTGTTGCTGTCCAAAAACGGCCAATGGACTGATTAGAAATGAAAACAAAACAAACAAGTAAATGGGAATAATTTTGTAATTGCTCAACATAAATAACTCCGCCAAAAAGTAAATGAATTATGCCCTCAAAAAAGCAGAGGGTATCTAGAAGAGGGAAGAGTATTCCTTCCATCTGCCGGTATCTCGACATTTATAGAGGACTATCGCTTGATAGACTCCCTCCTCGATCAATTTGTGGAGATATGTGATGGCCTGCGCTTCATGAGCCTCCATCGGCTTTTCGCCCAGGAAATCGAAACCCATTCGGCTTATGGATTTCGCTTCGACAAGCTTCTTGCCTGGCGTTACGAATTGCGGAACAGGGATGCCGCGCTGGCGCACGTGCTCAAGCCCGGTTTCATCGATCCATATGCAGAAATCAATCTTCCCTTTGATGAGGCCCGTGTGCGTCTTCGCCGGAATCAAGATATCGCGTTGACAGTCCATCGGTGGACATCCTAGCAACGCGAATTTTTGTTTGATGTCCTCTTCGTGAAGGCGTCCTTCTTCGATTTTCGCGATGGATTCAGGATCAAGCGGTTCTTTTTCCTCTTGGTATCCTAGACGATCATATACAGAGCAGCGCAGACATCGCCCATTTTGACTGATCCTTGGACGGTAGTCAGCAAAGAACCAGGATTCTCTGCGTGCTTCGTTCAGCAGTTCGGGAAACATTTTATATGGTCTCCGCTGGTCTATGCGGTTTTCTTGGCACGAAACTCAGTGAGCCTCGTGATTGCCAGTGCGGCGATCTCTGCTGTGCACTGATCGAGTGCAACACCGAATTCCTTTGTGAGCCATTCGTCAGCGTTCAGCGAGAGCTTGGCGCAAAGGGTTGCGATGCTGGTTTTCAGCGGTTTTAAATGGGGAGGCTCCACCGGCTCGCTAACTTGCACTGTTTGTTCGGTGGGTTTATCTTGCCGTGCTGATGTCGGTGTTGGCGCAGTTTTCCTTGCAAGATCTGCAGACGCTTCGGCAGCACTGAGGATTTCTCCCGCCTGATCCATTTCTTCGCTGATGTAGAATCCACCGAGATTCGGGAACGCTTTTCTCAGAGCCAGCGCTTCGGCACACTTCGCAAGTTGGCCATGCGGCATCTTTCGCCACATGAATGCTCGCTTATCGGGCGGACAGAATTCGATCCATCTCGCTGATCCGGTAAAGGGACAACGAATGTTTTTGACAATCTTCCAAAGAGTCACAGTTGCTTTCTGGACTTGACCGGATTTGTCATACTCAAAAATCGCATCGTCACTCCCGGCATAGGTTCCGGTTCTTTCTGCCACAGCTCGCAACCCGTCAATGCCGAGTTCGACGCTGTAGGATGGTTCGTCGTTCACCGTTCGAACTTGCAGGTAGATTTGTCTCTTGAATGGTGAAAGACCGCTGTCGACCGCGTACCTGTGAAGGAGCCACAGTGCTGCTGGAGGCGCATTCTCCGGAACCACTTTCAATAAACGCAATGCCTGGACTTCCTCCGAACCGTACGGACTCTGGATGGTCGCATGTGAAACGCCCGGGGTTGTGGTTACACCAGCGTATTTCTTTTTCGTATTCTGGTTGAGGTATGCGCTGACTTGCGCAAGATGGGGACATCTCGGCTTACCACATGCGCAAACGTACTTGCCGTTCGCTTTCGAAACAGAAAATTTTTCATCGACAATAAATTGACCGTTATTTTCCTGAATCATTTCTTCTCCTTTTTTTGGAAAGTTTTCAAGACCCAAAACCGTTGGTGTTGGACGTGGAGTTTCCACAGGGCGTTTTTAGTTTTCCTCTCTTCTGTAGAAAATCCCATCTACAATGGCGGTTTTGGATGCAGCATGGTAAATGGTCACGTGAAACTGCCAGACACTTGAATAGGGTGTATCTTTTAAAATGTTCCACTTGACGAAAAGTGAGCCATGTTCTTCGTTGTGCTCACCTGGCTCAAGTGTGGCTGCAGGCGCTGTGCGAAGTTCCTCAATTTTCTGAAGAAGGAGTAAGGTCGCTCTTTGATTGAGTTTTCTTTTTCCCTGAATCTTGATCGATTCCATGTTGATCCTCTCGATTCGAAGCATGATGGCACCTTCAGAGTCTGATGCGTAAGGGAAGGTTCATTCGTCGCGTACCGGATATCATGAACTACCGACCACCAATACTGAAAAGATCGGTGGCAGTTTCGTATGCCGCCTGAACTGCGACAACACTGGGCCGGTTCCCGGCTCCAAATAATGCATGGTTCAAGCAGACCTGAGCCGAGGCCTGATCTCTTGACATCCTGGCCCCGCAGGGGCAAATGTGTATGCGTTCGGAAAGCAGTTTTTTGCGAACTGCTCCGCAATAGGGACATGTCTGAGATGGCTTTGCTTTGCGGGTGTTCACTTCTACCAGTTCGATACCAGCTTCTTCCGCTTTGTATTGAAGCATTGAAAGAAATTTGCCCGGTGCGGTGTCAAGAATGCGTTTGTTCAGCCCGGACTTCTGCCGGACGTTTTTTCCTGGTTCTTTGACGCACCCGCGCGCGGATCGGCTCATGTTTCTTAGAGAGAGCTTTTCGGTTGCAAGTAGGGAAGAGGATTCAACCAAGCGCGAGGACACCTGATGCAGAAAATCATTCTGGCGGTTCGCAACCTTGCGATGAAGCGCTGCGAGCCTGCGCACTGCCTTCCTGCGATTGTTGCTGCCGCGCTTCTTGCGGGACAGTTCTTGATGGGCTTCGCAAAGCGCCTGCTTGGCTTGATCAAGAAAGCGCGGATTTGCGACTCTTGATCCATCATTCAGTGTAAGGAAACTTTCGATTCCCCAGTCAAAGCCCCGGTCAACGCTACCGGCTTGCCGTTTTGGCTGACACTCCATCACGATTGATGCGTACCACCGTCCAGCCTTGTGCGTGATCGTGCAGGTTTTGATTTTCCCGACTGTGCGCGCCTTGCCGCGTATGCGGACTGTTCCGATTCCGTCCATTCGGATTCGGCCATGTTTACCATCCGAGCGAAATCTCCAGTTGGACAGGCTCTTGTAGGTCCATCCGGAATATCGGCTGCTGCTTTTGAATCGCGGATATCCAGGTGTCTGTCCGGCTTTCACTCTCCGGAAGAACGCCTTGAAGGCAAGATCCACCCGCCGGACCGTTTCCTGAAAGGCATGACCTCCTAAGACCTTCAGTTCGGGTCGCAGTTTCTTAATCTCCGGCAGCTGGCGCACCTGCATTTCTTCACTTAGACAAACACCACGCTTGAAAGCCTCCCGCCTCTCCTGAAGGCAGGCGTTATACAGCTCGCAGTGAAGGCGCAGGTGAGATTGCAGAGCAGCCTCCTGCTTTACTGAAGGGTACAACCTGTAGGTAACGCTTCTCTTAGTTTTAAGCATTGTTTTATTCGGTTCATGCCTGGAAATGCTCACTGCTGTGCAATCATGGTTTGCAGAGTTCATCGAGGACTGGAGTGTCAGGTTCGTTCTAAAGGTGATTTTCTGGAGAAAGGGAGCATAGCTGATGTGGGGGTGGGATCCTAGACCTAGAGTCTGATCGGCATCACGACGTATTTTTGGCCATCGGGATTACCACCGTTGGGTCGTAAAAGCGCCGCTGTCGTATTCGTGCTGAGCTCAATGACTGTTTCATCTGAGTCAATGCTGCGCAGGAATTCCAGCAGGTAATTCGAATTGAAACCGATTTGCATTTCCTCCCCTTGATAAACTGCTGCAATAGTTGTCGCCGCATTGCTCCCATCCTGACCGCACCACGTAACTT
This genomic window from bacterium contains:
- a CDS encoding DUF3299 domain-containing protein, whose protein sequence is MKKRKKKNGNGAIVFLCLILACYLIAGYWKKFKEIDAAEKTDITFEETPSPTKPKQTVPESKDDGIPRLGWKDLEGLDYLTGKISPEIQKLNNHSVKIPGYIVPLTDDLDSFNEFLIVPNPQACIHFPPPPPNQMLYVKTKKNLPISITFYPFWFQGKLETVSTISEFGKVGYRLTLQRLEAYKAKQVM
- a CDS encoding ABC transporter permease, with amino-acid sequence MLLIRLSARSLFNRKLTTLLTLFSVTVSVMLLMAVETIRMTAKESFQSTISGTDLVVGARSGSIPLLLFSVFGIGNPEQNLSWKTYEHFGQHPEVASAVPISLGDSHKSYRVVATTPQYFSFYGFSDDRALSFDQGAPFAETQEAVIGFEVARKLGYRPGREIHLSHGTAEVSFEQHEEHPFVIRGILQQTGTPVDLAIFVPIEAMSLLHESRSAGILPEESEQELSAFFLKLRSKISVLQMQREINEYGNEPLTAIIPGRSMQELWKIVSVLERAFLAVSFVTFILSLTGMFLVFITTLTERKREMAILRTVGARPWFLASLLLSEAGLLAVAGSGLSLILLQVIFGITGPWIESKLGLQLALTGFLPVQWKFLCAVTVAVVLSALTPALQIYRDSLNEALTVKL
- a CDS encoding ABC transporter ATP-binding protein; translated protein: MNETIHIEQLEFRWPHQDAALLKIPSLEIPKGERLLLKGPSGSGKSTFLNLVAGLLEPSQGEIRILGTALSQLKSSQRDQFRVDHMGFIFQTFNLIAYLSVIDNVTIPCSFSTTRRKRAEAFGCSLEIAAKKLLHSLDLDFREVSGRPVTELSVGQQQRVAAARALIGRPDIMIADEPTSALDAERRENFLNLLFEHCGLNGTTLLYVSHDASIASHFNRLIDIREFHRADVKESSHASHTPVR
- a CDS encoding TonB-dependent receptor; this translates as MLSNYKIIPIYLFVLFSFLISPLAVFGQQQQSGSISGKVTDKSGVAAADAEVSIVELRRRTKVDAEGNFRFADIASGRYLIEVVSPRFGNVIETVLVNAGQELKLEITVDRLVHREEVVVSAGPEARSGAEVYQPVEVLSGTELTEQLQPTIGETLSQQAGVNSTYFGPGASRPVIRGIGGDRIRVLVDGIGVGDASTTSPDHAVSTDPASMERIEVVRGPATLLYGSSAVGGVVNVFDGRVPSYRTDNPVTGSLELSGGSVANEWSVAGSATGTAGPFGWHVDGAKRDADDYNIPGFALADPEPGEEGVSGTLVNSNLEADSEAVGFSYIADPGFIGFSYSAFNTNYGNPAEEEVRIDLEQRRFDVRGELRQQFAFLRGLNLRIGTTNYEHVELEGPEVGTQFLNDSWETRIEGIQKKYGALTGSFGIQIANREFSALGEEAFVPPTDTNSFALFVFEEIGSGPVKFQAGARYEDQEVTAQTEGVNNRNLNGFSLSGGILWLPNEDYSLSTSVARSVKLPNAEELFSNGPHLATNAFEIGDPNLNEETSVGIDISVRKRTGRVTGEISFFVNRFNDFIFDQLTDEIIDDLQVFRFVQADAQFIGAEAHGDIELYHVEPHHISLELVGDFVRAELTNTNEPLPRIPPFRLGAGVKYEGKSFFGNIGLRYVDNQSRVAPFEQPTDSYTMLNGSIGYRLFAGRTAHEIILRATNLTDEEARNHVSFLKDLAPLPGRDFRIVYKLVF
- a CDS encoding recombinase RecT, encoding MIQENNGQFIVDEKFSVSKANGKYVCACGKPRCPHLAQVSAYLNQNTKKKYAGVTTTPGVSHATIQSPYGSEEVQALRLLKVVPENAPPAALWLLHRYAVDSGLSPFKRQIYLQVRTVNDEPSYSVELGIDGLRAVAERTGTYAGSDDAIFEYDKSGQVQKATVTLWKIVKNIRCPFTGSARWIEFCPPDKRAFMWRKMPHGQLAKCAEALALRKAFPNLGGFYISEEMDQAGEILSAAEASADLARKTAPTPTSARQDKPTEQTVQVSEPVEPPHLKPLKTSIATLCAKLSLNADEWLTKEFGVALDQCTAEIAALAITRLTEFRAKKTA
- a CDS encoding transposase: MLKTKRSVTYRLYPSVKQEAALQSHLRLHCELYNACLQERREAFKRGVCLSEEMQVRQLPEIKKLRPELKVLGGHAFQETVRRVDLAFKAFFRRVKAGQTPGYPRFKSSSRYSGWTYKSLSNWRFRSDGKHGRIRMDGIGTVRIRGKARTVGKIKTCTITHKAGRWYASIVMECQPKRQAGSVDRGFDWGIESFLTLNDGSRVANPRFLDQAKQALCEAHQELSRKKRGSNNRRKAVRRLAALHRKVANRQNDFLHQVSSRLVESSSLLATEKLSLRNMSRSARGCVKEPGKNVRQKSGLNKRILDTAPGKFLSMLQYKAEEAGIELVEVNTRKAKPSQTCPYCGAVRKKLLSERIHICPCGARMSRDQASAQVCLNHALFGAGNRPSVVAVQAAYETATDLFSIGGR